A stretch of Flavobacteriales bacterium DNA encodes these proteins:
- a CDS encoding acyl-CoA dehydrogenase family protein yields MAEDRYNGHDYYLMDELLTEEHKLIRETVRTWVKQNVSPIIEEYAQKAEFPIHLLKGLGEIGAFGPYIPHEYGGPGLDQISYGIIMQELERCDSGLRSTASVQSSLVMFPIWSYATESQKQKWLPKLATGELLGCFGLTEPDHGSNPNGMVTHFKDAGDHVILNGAKMWISNAPFADIAVVWAKDEEGTIRGLVVERGMEGFTTPTTHGKWSLRASATGELVFDNVKVPKENLFPDIRGLKGPLSCLNSARYGIAWGALGAALDCYDTALRYSKERIQFGKPIGSFQLQQKKLAEMITEITKAQLLVWRLGVLKNDHRASPQQISMAKRNNVEIALRTAREARQMLGGMGITGEYPIMRHMMNLESVVTYEGTHDIHLLITGMDVTGFNAFN; encoded by the coding sequence ATGGCTGAAGACAGATATAACGGACACGATTATTACCTGATGGACGAACTCCTTACGGAAGAACACAAACTCATTCGTGAAACGGTGCGAACATGGGTGAAACAGAATGTTTCTCCGATCATTGAAGAATACGCGCAGAAAGCGGAGTTCCCTATTCATCTCTTAAAAGGTTTGGGAGAGATCGGAGCGTTCGGTCCGTACATTCCGCATGAATATGGCGGACCAGGTTTAGATCAGATCAGCTACGGCATCATCATGCAAGAATTGGAGCGTTGCGATAGCGGTTTGAGAAGCACTGCTTCTGTTCAGAGTTCGTTGGTGATGTTTCCTATCTGGAGCTACGCCACCGAAAGTCAGAAACAGAAATGGCTGCCAAAATTGGCAACGGGCGAATTACTCGGATGCTTTGGTCTTACGGAACCAGATCATGGTTCAAATCCGAATGGAATGGTCACGCATTTCAAAGATGCTGGTGATCATGTTATTCTGAACGGAGCGAAAATGTGGATCAGCAATGCACCATTCGCAGATATTGCCGTTGTGTGGGCAAAGGACGAAGAAGGCACTATCAGAGGTTTGGTTGTAGAGCGCGGAATGGAAGGTTTTACTACGCCAACAACCCACGGAAAATGGAGTCTGCGCGCATCTGCCACTGGCGAATTGGTATTTGATAACGTAAAAGTTCCAAAGGAAAATCTGTTCCCAGATATTCGAGGTCTTAAAGGCCCGTTGAGCTGTTTGAACTCAGCCCGTTACGGAATTGCTTGGGGCGCTTTAGGAGCAGCCTTGGATTGCTACGATACCGCTTTGCGTTATTCGAAAGAGCGCATCCAATTCGGAAAACCGATAGGCAGCTTCCAATTGCAACAAAAGAAATTGGCCGAAATGATCACAGAGATAACCAAAGCGCAATTGCTGGTTTGGAGATTAGGTGTGCTGAAAAACGACCATCGCGCATCGCCACAACAAATTTCCATGGCCAAACGGAATAATGTGGAAATCGCTCTGAGAACCGCTCGCGAAGCACGACAAATGTTGGGCGGAATGGGAATCACGGGCGAATACCCGATCATGCGCCACATGATGAATTTGGAAAGTGTAGTGACCTACGAAGGCACGCACGACATCCATTTGCTCATTACTGGAATGGATGTGACCGGTTTCAACGCCTTCAACTAG